CGGCGGGGTTGACGGTTTCCGTCTGGCGCTGGACGGCAAGGCGCCGAAATTATCCAAGGCCAGCAGCCGTTTTCTGGCCCAGCTGACTTTTGCCCAGGAGCAGGAGCAAAAGCGTCGCGACCGCCAGCCTGAATTCCCCGATGCCGTGACTAACCTGAAGATAGAGCAAAACAATGACTCTGTGGTGTTAACCTGGGATAAAAGCAAGCAGGATGATATCGAAAGTTACCGGGTGTACCGCAATGAAATTGCCGGTGGCATGTTTAAGCTGCTGGCGGCTAACTTAACGCAAACCAGTTATACCGACAGCAATGTCAGCCCTTATAAATACGATTACACAGTGGTAGCGGTGAGATACCATCAGCAAAGTCTTTACAGCAACTCGGTATCTACCCGGCCCGGTTGGGTTGCGGTTCCCGGGCGGGTGCAGGCGCAGTGGGCAGCCGATTTCAGCGGCAGTGAGCTCACCTTTACCTCGGATGAAAGCGGCGGTTATAACTTTACCGGTGTCGGCGGCATTTCCGATGAGGCGAATTTGAAATATCAGATCGACGTGGCTAAGGCCGGGCTGTACCGCCTTGAATACCGGGTTGCGTCGCCGCGTGATACTAAAGGTTTTGAGCTTTATGCCAACGATAAAAAAGCCGGGGTAAACCAGGTGGCGGAAACCGGCGGCTACCACGAATGGCAGACCCAGCAGGGAGTCGAGGTTTATCTGGAAAAAGGTAAAAACACGGTTACCTTGAAATCCCTGGATAATAACTGGAAGCTAAACTGGCTGTCCCTGAAACAGGGCTAATCCGGCAGGAACAGGCAATGAAGGCAGGGATTTCCCTGCCTTTTTTCCCGGGGTGAAGAGCAAAGGTTGAAAGTTAAAGGTCAAAAGCTAAAGGTTAAGGGCCAGCAGCTTGTTTTTATTGGCGCGGCGCCAGTATGGCGGGGCATTGTCATTGATGTATTGCCAGTAAAAGTCATAGTTTATTTGCGGCGAGCTTTCCCCGCTGTTGGGGGCGCTGCATAACAGCAGGGCGGCATCCAAACTCAGCGACTGTTGGCCTGCCAGGTGGGCCTGTTCGAAGGTACGCTGGGCCTGGCTGATAAAGGCATGGGTTTGCTGCCTGGCCTGGGCCAACAGGGTTTTAAGGTAAGAGTTGTGGGCATTGTCCGTTTGCTGGCTGTCAATAAGGGCCTGGGCTTCGGTGAGCCTGTCTTGTGCGATATAGTTTTGCACCAGCTGCTTGCGGCTGCTTTGTGCCACCCAGTGGTCCGGTGTTAATGCGGAAAATTCGAGTACCTGTTTTAAATGCGGTTCTTTATCTGCCGGTTTTGTGGCAAAGATAGCGTAATGGAAAGGCACCTTGGAAAAATGGTAAACCGGCAGCTGATACGCCTTCATCTTATTTTCCGCCTGTTGCAGATACAGGTACTTGTCGGTTTCCCGGTGATGTTTATGGGCCATTATCGACAGATAGGTGAGGGCATCCAGCTCCCGTGCCTTATCCCCGGCAGTAAAAGCCAGTTGTGCCGCCTTGAGCAGGCTGGCTTTTATGGCGGGGTAATCTTCCTGTTGGTGGTCCAGCCAGGATTGTGCGTGCCAGGCATCGGCCAGGCGCTTTAAATCGCCGATTTGTTCAAACTGTTCTATGGCTAAGGCCAGCTTCTGTGCGCTTAATTCAAACAGCTCTTTACGGGTTAAAATCCGGCTTTGGTACAGGTAGGCATTGCCGGTATGCTGCACATTATTTTGGCTTTGGGCGATATTGGCCAGCTTATCCGCCATCACCATGGCTTTTTCGAATTCGCCGGTATCTGTATAGGTGGTGATCAGCCGGGCCAGGGTGATGAGATCCTCGGGGGCCTGCTGGTGGGCGATTAGCAGATTGGCCTGCTTAAGTTCGGGCGGCTGGGCAGCACTGAGGAAATCATAGATAAAGGGTTGTTTCAGGTGTTGTTGCAGCTGCTCTACGGCATGCTTTTTTGAAGGTGCGGAAATTTGCCCCTGCCATTCGCCAAAGGGGCCTTTTAATAAAAAGTCTAAATACACCTGACTGTCATGCGTGCGGGTATGGCCGGTCAATACAAAGGGATGCCTGTCTTTGAGGACCGGGTATTCAAGCTCTGCCGAAGCTTCGAAATAGTCGGTTTCCAGCTCGGTCAGGGCGGTGAAATCAAAATGGCTGTTATCTGCCAGGGCAATGTCTGTGTTGTCCTGAGCGTCGGGGAGCGGGATATAGGCCATTTTTATTGCCGGGACGGCACTGTCCTCAGCAGGCTTTTCAGGCCAGCTCATTATCGCGATGCTCAGCAACACAATAGCGCTCAGTACCGCATATAACCAATAAGGCCGTTTAGGGGCCGCTGCAGCAACTGTTGTTTGCGGTTGTGCCGGCGCCGGATTGCTATTGGTCTGGGGGACGGATGAAACGGGTTCGGTTTCCAGTTGCCACTGATAACCGCGTTTGGGAAAAGTTTTAATGGCCTGGTTGCCAAACAGGTTTCTCAGGTGGCTGATGTTTTGAAAAACCGCCTGCTCCGACACCACTTTATCCTGCCAAACCCGGGATAAGATTTCTTCTTTGCTCAGGACTTCATCGCTTCGTTCAAGCAAGAGCGCCAGGAGTTTGGCTTCGTTGTGGCGAATGTCTACCGTTTCGCCATTTTGGCTCAGTACTAAACTGGCACTGTTAAATTCAAAATCTTTAAATTGATAACGCATTATTTTTATTGTGTGGGCCGGGCCGGTTATTTTTTCAGTTATATCCTAACCGATAGCCGCTAAAAAAGTTACCGATTTATCGACGAAGCGCCTGATTGGCAGGTTGTAAGGCGTAGTGGCGGTCGGTGCAAATTGATAAGGTATTAGGGTTTGTTTGCCTGTGTTGTAGTGAGTCAGGTGCTGTAGTCTCGATTACGGGCAGGTTATTTGCGTAACATAATATTTTGGATATGTTGATGAATTCATTTGTTAAATCTTTTATTAGCATCAGCCTGGCGGTCACTGCCGGTTTATGCTTTATGACTAATGTCTCGTATGCCCATGGATGGGAAAAAACGCATTTTACCGGTTCTGAAGCGGCTGCCGGGGCGGGCTATTGTTGGCAGGATCCCAGGTTCCGGGCAATAAAATTAAAAGCCGGTAAAGGTGCCTTTACTATTTATCATTATGTCGGGGATAAGGAGCTGGCGGAGGAAATTGCGGCTTCGGCCCTGACGCTGGACAAGGAATTGCAGGACTTTTTCGAGCTGGAGCGCCAGTCTCCCTTCCGCCTGTATGTTGCCACCGATCGCCAGCACTGGGAGCGCTTGTCCGGCACTAACCTTGATTGGGAAAAAGCCTGGTATGTAGTGGGCTCTATGCTGACCGCCAATGATCAGGTGGTGATCAACCCGGATAAGTGGGACAAGCGTTCCCATGAGTTTGTGGTTTTGCGCGAGCTGGTAAAGCATGAACTGGCGCATTCTTATGCCTATGCCTTGCGCGGGCAGTTCGACAGCGAGCAATGCCGGTTAACAAGCGACGATGAACTGGAGCAGGAACAGGAAAAAAGCATGTCCCCCTACTGGATTGAAGAAGGGCTGGCTACGGTTGTCGCCGGTCAGCTATCGACCTGGGAAGATCGCGTGGTGAAGTCGT
This genomic window from Thalassomonas viridans contains:
- a CDS encoding winged helix-turn-helix domain-containing protein — encoded protein: MRYQFKDFEFNSASLVLSQNGETVDIRHNEAKLLALLLERSDEVLSKEEILSRVWQDKVVSEQAVFQNISHLRNLFGNQAIKTFPKRGYQWQLETEPVSSVPQTNSNPAPAQPQTTVAAAAPKRPYWLYAVLSAIVLLSIAIMSWPEKPAEDSAVPAIKMAYIPLPDAQDNTDIALADNSHFDFTALTELETDYFEASAELEYPVLKDRHPFVLTGHTRTHDSQVYLDFLLKGPFGEWQGQISAPSKKHAVEQLQQHLKQPFIYDFLSAAQPPELKQANLLIAHQQAPEDLITLARLITTYTDTGEFEKAMVMADKLANIAQSQNNVQHTGNAYLYQSRILTRKELFELSAQKLALAIEQFEQIGDLKRLADAWHAQSWLDHQQEDYPAIKASLLKAAQLAFTAGDKARELDALTYLSIMAHKHHRETDKYLYLQQAENKMKAYQLPVYHFSKVPFHYAIFATKPADKEPHLKQVLEFSALTPDHWVAQSSRKQLVQNYIAQDRLTEAQALIDSQQTDNAHNSYLKTLLAQARQQTHAFISQAQRTFEQAHLAGQQSLSLDAALLLCSAPNSGESSPQINYDFYWQYINDNAPPYWRRANKNKLLALNL